The following coding sequences are from one Nicotiana tabacum cultivar K326 chromosome 1, ASM71507v2, whole genome shotgun sequence window:
- the LOC107828800 gene encoding organ-specific protein P4-like → MKLHIAVIQLFSFALYTSSTNARKDPGEYWRVVMKDELMPEAIKHLMLRHSVPLSKEKTDCYTSSSIGGETFEPRPNMSGYHDDAKLKEAEKLLFTKDFEPRPTITGYHDDDAGLKQEKPFTKDFKPRPNASVYHD, encoded by the exons ATGAAATTACATATTGCTGTTATCCAGCTCTTTTCATTTGCTCTG TACACAAGCAGCACTAATGCAAGAAAAGACCCTGGAGAATACTGGAGAGTTGTGATGAAAGATGAGCTAATGCCTGAAGCAATCAAACATCTTATGCTTCGGCATTCTGTTCCTCTCTCCAAAGAAAAAACTGACTGTTACACATCTTCTTCTATTGGAGGTGAAACCTTTGAACCAAGGCCTAATATGTCTGGCTACCACGACGACGCCAAGCTGAAAGAAGCTGAGAAATTATTATTTACGAAAGATTTTGAGCCAAGGCCTACTATAACTGGTTATCATGATGATGATGCTGGTCTTAAACAAGAAAAGCCCTTTACCAAAGATTTTAAGCCTAGGCCAAATGCTTCTGTGTACCATGATTGA